A window of the Acidimicrobiales bacterium genome harbors these coding sequences:
- a CDS encoding glycosyltransferase family protein, with translation MREASRLRHCPEVHGGGHRPGCPQGHRGRRDHHLGPPVSRRSGDRAAVAVIQARMGSTRLPGKVLRPLGHRPVLQWVVDAAMASDVMSDIVVATTTLAEDDAVAELAESLGVRVHRGPVDDVLERFLGAIADVEAGAVVRLTGDCPLLDPSLIRGVVELWRAVGGDYVSTVNPRSLPRGLDVELIAIEQLRRLDALAQGVDRVHVTSYVNAHPDEFRRTAVTVSPGAEDLRITLDTPEDAELLDAIVSRLGSGASNWRAVVDLVRSDQQLLAINAHIRQKAIAEG, from the coding sequence GTGCGTGAAGCGTCCCGGCTTCGGCATTGCCCCGAAGTTCATGGAGGCGGTCATCGGCCGGGTTGTCCCCAGGGACATCGAGGCCGACGAGATCATCACCTGGGACCACCTGTGAGCAGGCGGTCGGGTGACCGCGCTGCGGTCGCGGTCATCCAAGCCCGAATGGGTTCCACTCGACTGCCGGGCAAGGTCCTCCGCCCGCTCGGTCACCGACCGGTGTTGCAGTGGGTGGTCGATGCCGCCATGGCCAGTGACGTGATGAGCGACATCGTCGTCGCAACGACCACACTGGCCGAAGACGACGCCGTGGCCGAGCTCGCCGAATCCCTCGGTGTGCGCGTCCATCGAGGCCCCGTCGACGATGTGCTCGAGCGCTTTCTCGGCGCCATCGCCGACGTCGAGGCCGGCGCCGTCGTCCGACTGACCGGTGACTGCCCCCTGCTCGATCCGTCGCTCATCCGCGGTGTCGTGGAGTTGTGGCGCGCCGTGGGTGGTGACTACGTCAGCACCGTCAACCCCCGTTCCTTGCCGAGAGGCCTCGACGTCGAGCTCATTGCCATCGAGCAACTGCGCCGTCTCGATGCGCTCGCCCAGGGTGTCGATCGAGTCCACGTGACGTCGTACGTGAATGCCCACCCCGACGAGTTCCGTCGAACGGCGGTCACGGTGTCACCCGGAGCCGAAGACCTCCGGATCACGCTGGATACACCGGAAGACGCAGAGTTGCTCGACGCCATCGTTTCCCGGCTGGGCTCGGGCGCATCGAACTGGCGAGCAGTGGTGGATCTGGTCCGCAGTGACCAGCAACTGCTCGCCATCAACGCCCACATTCGCCAGAAGGCGATTGCCGAGGGCTGA
- a CDS encoding polysaccharide biosynthesis C-terminal domain-containing protein, translating into MTTAEIEPSPTPAAGPYRRRLLANSASSAMTGVWSIALGFGVTALLLARLGPSSFGLWALAQSLSIVSGWTSILVYGPSVAVARSIAERAGADTEPAEMATFARQVVTIFALIAGLAATLLALGATPLASTVFRLDGSDGRAFAAGTRWFALQIVAEGVIVGLAAVFEGYQRLDRARMLDAVRRTAAALAAVLVVAFSTDLTLVLAAQAIATAVVAAAILFGARLAPTFRLDRSIIHDLRRSAIGPVALNSAGVLHRMMDRALVTMMLGPTALAVVEVASRLQDVVRLVLATSSQTVVSAAPYLSARQEEHKLRDLVLISTRLSTGVTLVVAAALAGLAHEILTVWTDGATAALATGPLLFGLLYLSIEAPFQVINNFLTGLGQMRRLLVASWLGVIVNLALTIVLIDRNGVVGAFQGTLAGSVFTVSLLSPLLLKTTQATPIELLRRCLAPAVPTAAAILAVAVLLHRLPLAPIATLAVAAPLLGATAAVVGWSTLLDATERSQLRSMLQRRG; encoded by the coding sequence ATGACGACCGCTGAGATCGAGCCGTCGCCAACACCGGCTGCCGGACCGTACCGACGACGTCTCCTCGCCAACAGCGCCTCGTCGGCGATGACCGGCGTGTGGTCGATTGCTCTCGGCTTCGGCGTCACGGCCCTCCTGCTCGCTCGACTCGGCCCCAGCTCGTTCGGACTGTGGGCCCTTGCGCAGTCCTTGTCGATCGTGTCGGGCTGGACCTCGATCCTGGTCTATGGCCCGTCGGTGGCGGTGGCCCGCTCGATCGCCGAGCGCGCCGGCGCCGATACCGAGCCCGCCGAAATGGCCACCTTCGCCCGCCAGGTCGTCACGATCTTCGCCCTCATCGCCGGTCTGGCCGCCACGTTGCTCGCGCTCGGCGCAACGCCGTTGGCCTCCACGGTGTTTCGTCTCGACGGATCCGACGGTCGAGCCTTCGCTGCGGGGACACGCTGGTTTGCGCTGCAGATCGTGGCCGAGGGCGTCATCGTCGGACTCGCTGCCGTCTTCGAGGGGTATCAACGACTGGATCGGGCACGAATGCTCGACGCCGTACGGCGCACCGCGGCTGCGCTGGCTGCCGTCCTCGTCGTCGCCTTCTCGACCGATCTGACACTCGTACTCGCGGCCCAGGCAATCGCCACGGCCGTCGTCGCTGCGGCCATCCTCTTCGGGGCCCGACTGGCGCCAACCTTCCGCCTCGACCGCTCGATCATCCACGACCTGCGACGGAGCGCCATCGGACCGGTCGCGCTGAACTCGGCGGGGGTCCTCCACCGGATGATGGACCGGGCACTCGTCACCATGATGCTCGGTCCCACCGCACTCGCCGTCGTCGAGGTCGCCAGCCGGCTGCAAGACGTCGTACGACTCGTGCTCGCCACCAGTTCTCAGACGGTGGTGTCCGCCGCCCCGTATCTCTCGGCCCGCCAGGAGGAGCACAAGCTGCGCGATCTGGTGCTCATCAGCACTCGGCTGTCGACGGGCGTCACACTCGTGGTCGCCGCCGCGCTGGCCGGTCTGGCCCATGAGATCCTGACCGTGTGGACCGATGGCGCCACCGCCGCCTTGGCGACCGGCCCGCTCCTCTTCGGGTTGCTCTACCTGTCGATCGAGGCACCATTTCAGGTCATCAACAACTTCCTCACCGGTCTCGGCCAGATGCGCCGGCTGCTCGTGGCCTCCTGGCTCGGCGTCATCGTCAATCTGGCGCTGACCATCGTCCTCATCGACCGCAACGGCGTGGTGGGTGCGTTCCAGGGAACGCTCGCCGGCTCGGTGTTCACCGTCTCGCTCTTGTCGCCCCTCCTCCTGAAGACCACGCAGGCGACGCCGATCGAACTGCTGCGCCGCTGCCTTGCGCCGGCGGTTCCGACCGCTGCTGCGATCCTTGCGGTCGCCGTCCTGCTCCACCGCCTCCCGTTGGCCCCGATCGCCACGTTGGCGGTTGCCGCTCCCCTCCTCGGTGCCACGGCCGCCGTCGTCGGCTGGTCGACCTTGCTGGATGCGACCGAGCGCTCGCAGCTGCGGTCGATGCTTCAGCGTCGAGGCTGA
- a CDS encoding glycosyltransferase family 2 protein, with amino-acid sequence MTDSPLPAAPSVTILLPTHSERPFIRDCLASIQRQTYSNIVEVLVIDGGSTDGTRSIAASLGAPFRLVDNPGVTAAAAMNVGLAEASGDIVVRMDAHALYARNYVERCVAVLIETGADNVGGRMNPVGLTSFGRAVAAVTSTPACVGPGSFHHAENRTEVDTVFLGCWRRETLERLGGFDAEHLQWAAEDHECNLRLTESGGRIVLDPSIHSTYFPRDTPRGLAKQYHNYGIGKVSTLRKHHRLPTWRSMPPAALVLLAGINLGVGVGVLRFVVPAGHAAVVSWSSRSAAKRAEHDTDLLRCILATEIMHWSFGLGFWRGVGRVLTGRGFVSNPRGHR; translated from the coding sequence GTGACCGATTCGCCGCTGCCTGCGGCCCCATCGGTGACGATCCTGCTGCCAACGCATTCGGAGCGGCCATTCATCCGTGACTGCCTCGCTTCGATCCAGCGCCAGACCTACTCGAACATCGTGGAGGTGCTGGTCATCGACGGCGGCTCGACCGACGGCACTCGCTCGATTGCTGCATCGCTTGGCGCACCCTTCCGCCTCGTCGACAACCCTGGCGTCACGGCCGCCGCAGCGATGAACGTGGGCCTGGCCGAAGCCAGCGGAGACATCGTCGTCCGCATGGATGCCCACGCGCTCTACGCCCGGAACTATGTCGAGCGTTGTGTCGCCGTCTTGATCGAGACGGGCGCCGACAACGTGGGCGGCCGAATGAACCCGGTGGGTCTGACCAGTTTCGGACGTGCCGTTGCCGCCGTGACGTCCACGCCCGCGTGCGTCGGACCCGGCAGCTTTCACCATGCCGAGAACCGCACCGAGGTCGACACCGTCTTTCTCGGTTGCTGGCGGAGGGAAACGCTCGAACGCCTCGGCGGATTCGATGCCGAGCATCTCCAGTGGGCGGCCGAAGATCATGAGTGCAACCTGCGTCTGACCGAGTCGGGCGGCCGGATCGTGCTCGATCCCTCGATTCACTCGACCTACTTCCCTCGCGACACGCCGCGGGGCCTGGCGAAGCAATACCACAACTACGGCATCGGCAAGGTCTCCACCCTTCGCAAGCATCACCGCCTGCCGACCTGGCGAAGCATGCCACCGGCAGCCCTGGTCTTGTTGGCTGGGATCAATCTCGGCGTGGGCGTCGGTGTGCTTCGCTTCGTTGTTCCCGCCGGCCACGCTGCCGTCGTGTCGTGGTCGTCGCGCTCGGCGGCGAAGCGGGCCGAACACGACACCGATCTGCTCCGGTGCATCCTGGCCACGGAGATCATGCATTGGTCGTTCGGTCTGGGCTTCTGGCGCGGCGTCGGCCGGGTCCTGACCGGGCGGGGCTTCGTGAGCAACCCGCGCGGTCATCGCTGA
- a CDS encoding sugar transferase, with translation MTRGPQLLLTLGVFTALLGFGAFHASVVDGSYRFVGDARFPISLAYGVALLLVAYALGLPDLPRTRKSRWFTAVAASFGGAIVLSLVQLALGTPLLPRFVVFSSAFVLVPWFLICAEAATGGRRRAVERDRVVVVSDRASASELEREFADAERPASLVALLTVDEATGATGSSTSVSGIVEALGANIVVLDREAQADPRIVDQAAALHIQGIRIRTLSLFYEQWFNKLPISELERVSLLFDIGELHRSPFSRLKRLMDICVASAGLPVLLAVIPMVVIGNRFANRGPLLFRQVRVGHMGTEIAVLKFRSMRPDPNDDQSWTQTNDPRITPFGGFLRASHLDELPQLINILRNELSLVGPRPEQRRYVDELSGKLPFYELRHLVRPGLTGWAQVKAGYAADEDDALEKLQYEFYYLRQQSLSFDLQILIRTLRSLFLGDGR, from the coding sequence ATGACGCGCGGCCCGCAACTCTTGCTCACCCTCGGAGTGTTCACTGCGCTCCTCGGTTTCGGTGCGTTCCACGCCTCGGTGGTCGACGGCTCGTACCGCTTCGTGGGCGACGCCAGGTTCCCGATCTCGCTGGCGTACGGCGTTGCGCTGCTCCTCGTCGCCTATGCGCTCGGATTGCCGGACCTGCCTCGAACCCGCAAGTCCCGCTGGTTCACTGCGGTCGCCGCGTCCTTCGGCGGAGCCATTGTGCTGTCACTCGTCCAGCTCGCTCTCGGCACCCCGCTGCTGCCACGTTTCGTGGTGTTCTCTTCGGCGTTCGTGCTGGTGCCGTGGTTCTTGATTTGCGCCGAGGCAGCAACCGGCGGTCGTCGGCGCGCGGTCGAACGCGATCGTGTCGTCGTCGTATCGGACCGGGCGTCGGCATCGGAACTGGAGCGGGAGTTCGCCGACGCCGAGCGTCCGGCCTCGCTCGTTGCGCTCCTCACGGTCGATGAGGCGACCGGTGCCACCGGTTCGAGCACGAGTGTCAGTGGCATCGTCGAGGCCCTCGGTGCGAACATCGTCGTCCTCGATCGAGAGGCCCAAGCCGATCCCCGAATCGTCGATCAGGCGGCCGCTCTCCACATCCAGGGCATCCGCATCCGCACGCTGTCGCTCTTCTACGAGCAGTGGTTCAACAAGCTCCCGATCTCCGAGCTCGAGCGGGTTTCGCTGCTGTTCGACATCGGCGAACTGCATCGCTCGCCGTTCAGCCGCCTCAAGCGGTTGATGGACATCTGTGTCGCCTCTGCCGGCTTGCCCGTCCTGCTTGCAGTCATCCCCATGGTGGTCATCGGCAACCGCTTCGCCAATCGAGGTCCGCTGCTGTTCCGTCAGGTGCGCGTCGGCCACATGGGCACCGAGATCGCCGTGTTGAAGTTCCGGTCGATGCGCCCCGATCCCAACGACGACCAGTCCTGGACGCAGACCAATGATCCGCGGATCACGCCCTTCGGTGGGTTCCTGCGGGCGAGTCATCTCGACGAGCTTCCGCAGCTCATCAACATCCTGCGCAACGAGCTGTCCCTCGTCGGTCCGAGGCCCGAGCAGCGACGCTATGTCGACGAACTCAGTGGCAAGCTGCCGTTCTACGAGCTCCGCCACCTGGTCCGCCCCGGACTGACCGGGTGGGCGCAGGTGAAAGCCGGCTATGCGGCCGACGAGGACGATGCGCTCGAGAAGCTGCAGTACGAGTTCTACTACCTGCGGCAGCAGTCGCTGAGCTTCGACCTCCAGATCCTCATTCGGACCCTTCGCTCGCTGTTCCTCGGCGACGGCCGCTGA
- a CDS encoding N-acetylneuraminate synthase family protein — protein sequence MTLDFGGRLVGDGQPCYVIAEAGANHNRSFETAIELIDAAADAKADAIKFQTYSGASLYSTKAPKFEYLGDLAAEAPHELLERISLPREWQAQLAAHAAKRGIHFMSSPFDRQAVDELDALDVPALKIASFELVDLGFIEYVGATKRPVILSTGMASLGEIEEAIAACRRGGTDQIALLQCASLYPSPPHIMNLRTIAAMSAAFGVPVGLSDHTLGTHISSASIAAGASIIEKHFTLDRSMPGPDHPFAIEPDELTTLVQHVRDVEAAMGSSVKRGPSAEEAEEMYSKARRSIVAATDLPAGTVIAQEHLCVKRPGFGIAPKFMEAVIGRVVPRDIEADEIITWDHL from the coding sequence ATGACACTCGACTTCGGCGGACGCCTCGTCGGCGACGGCCAGCCCTGCTACGTGATCGCCGAGGCCGGTGCGAACCACAATCGGTCGTTCGAGACCGCCATCGAACTGATCGACGCAGCGGCAGACGCCAAGGCGGATGCGATCAAGTTCCAGACCTACAGCGGGGCCTCGCTCTACAGCACGAAGGCGCCGAAGTTCGAGTACCTCGGCGATCTGGCAGCCGAGGCGCCGCACGAGTTGCTCGAGCGAATCTCGCTTCCTCGGGAGTGGCAGGCGCAGCTGGCCGCGCATGCAGCGAAGCGCGGCATCCATTTCATGTCGAGCCCGTTCGATCGTCAGGCAGTCGACGAACTCGACGCATTGGACGTGCCCGCGCTGAAGATCGCTTCGTTCGAACTCGTGGACCTCGGGTTCATCGAGTACGTCGGCGCCACCAAACGCCCGGTGATCCTGTCGACTGGCATGGCGTCGCTCGGTGAGATCGAGGAGGCCATCGCCGCGTGCCGACGCGGCGGCACCGACCAGATCGCGCTACTCCAGTGCGCGTCGCTGTACCCGTCGCCACCGCACATCATGAATCTTCGGACGATTGCTGCCATGTCGGCTGCGTTCGGCGTGCCCGTCGGCCTGTCCGATCATACGCTCGGTACGCACATCAGCTCGGCGTCGATCGCTGCCGGGGCTTCGATCATCGAGAAGCACTTCACCCTCGACCGTTCGATGCCCGGTCCTGATCACCCCTTTGCGATCGAGCCGGACGAGCTCACCACCCTGGTGCAGCACGTCCGAGACGTCGAGGCGGCGATGGGGAGCAGTGTCAAACGCGGCCCCTCGGCGGAAGAGGCCGAGGAGATGTACAGCAAGGCCCGGCGCTCGATCGTCGCTGCGACCGATCTCCCCGCCGGCACGGTGATCGCACAGGAACACCTGTGCGTGAAGCGTCCCGGCTTCGGCATTGCCCCGAAGTTCATGGAGGCGGTCATCGGCCGGGTTGTCCCCAGGGACATCGAGGCCGACGAGATCATCACCTGGGACCACCTGTGA
- a CDS encoding bifunctional UDP-2,4-diacetamido-2,4,6-trideoxy-beta-L-altropyranose hydrolase/GNAT family N-acetyltransferase, with protein MKTPSQGRLLVGRVANGAATGLGHLVRTAALCDSWCEQGGRAVLFVDQLDPTLAPLVGRAELLTASSGDAGEQLRAMGLEDTPHVVVIDGYRFDDRCVDAFVAEVLGSNDVGGNRPIIVSIDDHDQAGRRNVDIAVDPNVAAGRADVSVPVSLHGPSFALLRPEFAAAVRDDAVERVGPLVIALGGSTASNGSTALAHFSKVMAESMLLMGHRPPELADVPRLDRAESPVGAMANAPVAIAAAGGTALELACLGTPAVLVSIADNQVPVTKALGQAGAAVDLGRLADLDGARLVSAVVDLLGDRERREAMSKAGRALVDGRGARRCLAHIDAASIVTRPVDLEDAAMLLAWRNDATTRSSSFDSDVIDLDQHLAWIDRRLQDPDSFLYVGRVGDDDIGHVRFQRSPGGHAVIGVVIAPHARGRRLATPLILAGLRACFAESGVQRVEALIKADNAASITAFTLAGFHPGVENGDHDPGVKVLHYERTDRWV; from the coding sequence GTGAAGACTCCGTCCCAAGGCCGCTTGCTGGTTGGTCGCGTCGCCAACGGTGCAGCGACGGGTCTGGGACACCTGGTGCGAACGGCGGCGCTGTGCGACAGCTGGTGTGAACAGGGCGGACGCGCCGTGCTGTTCGTCGATCAGCTCGACCCGACGCTGGCGCCGTTGGTGGGCCGCGCCGAGTTGCTCACCGCTTCGAGCGGCGATGCGGGCGAGCAGCTCCGAGCGATGGGGTTGGAGGACACGCCGCACGTCGTCGTCATCGACGGCTATCGGTTCGATGATCGATGTGTCGACGCCTTCGTCGCCGAGGTGCTGGGCAGCAACGACGTCGGCGGCAACCGCCCGATCATCGTGTCGATCGACGACCACGATCAGGCCGGGCGCCGCAACGTCGACATCGCCGTCGACCCGAACGTGGCTGCGGGACGGGCCGACGTCTCGGTTCCGGTCTCGCTGCACGGCCCGTCGTTCGCACTGCTACGACCCGAGTTCGCCGCTGCGGTGAGGGACGACGCCGTCGAGCGCGTGGGCCCCCTGGTGATCGCGCTCGGTGGCTCGACCGCATCGAACGGTTCGACGGCGCTCGCTCACTTCAGCAAGGTCATGGCCGAGTCGATGTTGCTCATGGGCCACCGACCTCCCGAACTGGCCGACGTGCCTCGTTTGGATCGCGCCGAGTCGCCCGTCGGCGCGATGGCCAACGCGCCGGTGGCGATTGCCGCCGCCGGAGGCACGGCACTGGAGTTGGCGTGCCTCGGCACACCCGCCGTCCTCGTCTCGATCGCCGACAATCAGGTGCCCGTGACCAAAGCCCTTGGACAGGCGGGGGCGGCGGTCGATCTCGGCCGCCTCGCCGATCTCGACGGCGCCCGCCTGGTGTCGGCGGTCGTTGACCTGCTGGGGGATCGGGAGCGCCGTGAGGCGATGTCGAAGGCCGGACGCGCGCTCGTCGATGGCCGGGGGGCCCGGCGTTGCCTGGCCCACATCGACGCTGCATCCATCGTCACTCGACCGGTCGACCTCGAGGACGCGGCGATGCTGTTGGCGTGGCGCAATGATGCGACCACCCGATCGAGCAGCTTCGACAGCGACGTCATCGATCTCGATCAGCATCTTGCATGGATCGACCGACGTCTCCAGGATCCGGACTCGTTCCTCTATGTCGGTCGAGTCGGTGACGACGACATCGGGCATGTTCGGTTTCAGCGGTCTCCTGGCGGACACGCCGTGATCGGTGTGGTGATTGCGCCACACGCTCGCGGCCGCCGTTTGGCCACTCCACTCATCCTCGCTGGGCTGCGCGCCTGCTTCGCCGAGTCGGGCGTTCAGCGCGTCGAGGCGCTGATCAAGGCCGACAACGCCGCATCGATCACTGCGTTCACGCTCGCCGGCTTCCACCCGGGCGTCGAGAACGGCGATCACGACCCGGGGGTGAAGGTGTTGCACTACGAACGGACCGATCGATGGGTGTGA
- the uvrA gene encoding excinuclease ABC subunit UvrA has product MGNKIVIRGAREHNLTDIDLDLPRDKLIVFTGLSGSGKSSLAFDTIYAEGQRRYVESLSAYARQFLGQMDKPDVDFIEGLSPAISIDQKSASRNPRSTVGTVTEVYDYLRLLFARVGVPHDPETGEQLVRQTPQQIVDQVLRLPEGTRFQVLAPVVRGRKGTYDTLLTDLAGQGFVRAIVDGDLIELGGELPELERYEQHDIKVVVDRLVRRDGIERRLTDSMETALGLAEGVAEIEIVPPRDSDDEPQTLIFSQHLSRPSDGKSFEALAPRNFSFNSPYGACSSCDGLGTTYEVDRELVIPNPDLTIDEGAISPWSGGKSRYFGRLVESVCAAHKIPTDKPWRLLNDKHRELLLNGGKNEKVTVRYRNRYGRERTYVANFEGILPYLRRRHTEAESDTQREQIEGFMREVDCPACEGSRLNPLSLACLVGGYSVADLSHMSIREAARVLEAIEFSERDFLIAERVIKEINARLQFLLDVGLDYLSLGRSAATLSGGEAQRIRLASQIGSGLVGVLYVLDEPSIGLHQRDNAKLIETLMRLRDIGNTVLVVEHDEDTIAVADHVVDIGPGAGEHGGQVVYSGNVAGLKKRKSSITGQYLSGRKKIPVPAKRRPPGSDRLVINGAREHNLTNLDVEIPLGLFVAVTGVSGSGKSTLINQILLRALMQKIYKSKIPPGLHTSLSGLEHLDKVIDIDQSPIGRTPRSNPATYTGVFDHVRKLFAQTNESKVRGYQPGRFSFNVAGGRCEACAGDGTIKIEMHFLPDVYVPCEVCKGARYNRDTLEIQFKGKNIAEVLDMPIAEGLEFFSNQPPIARHLQTLVDVGLGYVRLGQSAPTLSGGEAQRVKLASELAKRSTGHTIYLLDEPTTGLHFEDIRRLLTVLSRLVDQGNTVLVIEHNLDVIKTADWIIDLGPEGGSGGGQIVASGTPEHVASVAGSYTGQFLGPLLDGTAERAR; this is encoded by the coding sequence GTGGGCAACAAGATCGTCATCCGGGGCGCCCGGGAGCACAACCTCACCGACATCGACCTCGATCTCCCCCGAGACAAGCTCATCGTCTTCACCGGGCTCTCCGGTTCGGGCAAGTCGTCGCTGGCGTTCGACACGATCTATGCCGAGGGGCAACGTCGGTACGTCGAATCCCTGTCGGCGTATGCCCGCCAGTTTCTCGGCCAGATGGACAAGCCCGACGTCGACTTCATCGAGGGGCTGTCACCCGCCATCTCGATCGATCAGAAGTCGGCGAGCCGGAACCCCCGGTCGACCGTCGGTACGGTCACCGAGGTCTACGACTACCTGCGACTCCTCTTCGCCCGGGTCGGCGTGCCTCACGATCCCGAGACCGGCGAACAGCTGGTGCGCCAGACCCCACAGCAGATCGTCGACCAGGTGCTCCGGCTGCCCGAAGGCACTCGCTTCCAGGTGCTGGCGCCGGTGGTCCGGGGGCGCAAGGGCACCTACGACACCCTGCTCACCGACCTCGCAGGTCAGGGTTTCGTGCGTGCGATCGTCGACGGCGACTTGATCGAACTCGGTGGGGAGCTGCCCGAACTCGAGCGCTACGAACAGCACGACATCAAGGTCGTCGTCGACCGCCTCGTTCGGCGCGATGGGATCGAGCGGCGTCTGACCGACTCCATGGAAACGGCGCTCGGCCTGGCCGAAGGTGTCGCCGAGATCGAGATCGTCCCGCCACGCGACTCCGACGACGAGCCCCAGACCCTCATCTTCTCCCAACATCTCTCGCGGCCTTCCGACGGCAAGAGCTTCGAGGCGTTGGCGCCGCGGAACTTCTCGTTCAACTCGCCCTACGGCGCGTGCTCGTCATGCGACGGCCTCGGCACCACCTACGAGGTCGACCGCGAGCTGGTCATCCCCAACCCCGACCTCACCATCGACGAAGGAGCGATCAGCCCGTGGAGTGGGGGCAAGAGCCGCTACTTCGGCCGACTCGTCGAGTCGGTGTGCGCCGCACACAAGATCCCCACCGACAAGCCGTGGCGGCTGCTCAACGACAAGCACCGCGAGCTGTTGCTGAACGGCGGCAAGAACGAGAAAGTCACCGTTCGCTACCGCAATCGATACGGGCGTGAGCGCACCTACGTTGCCAACTTCGAGGGGATTCTGCCCTATCTGCGTCGCCGCCACACCGAGGCCGAGTCCGACACCCAGCGTGAGCAGATCGAAGGCTTCATGCGCGAGGTCGACTGCCCGGCATGTGAAGGGTCGCGACTCAACCCGCTGTCGTTGGCCTGTCTCGTCGGTGGGTATTCGGTTGCCGACCTGTCGCACATGTCGATCCGTGAGGCCGCCCGAGTGCTCGAAGCGATCGAGTTCAGCGAACGCGACTTCCTCATCGCCGAACGGGTGATCAAGGAGATCAACGCTCGCCTGCAGTTCCTCCTCGACGTCGGTCTCGACTATCTGAGCCTCGGTCGGTCGGCCGCCACGTTGTCGGGCGGTGAGGCCCAGCGCATCCGACTCGCCAGCCAGATCGGTTCGGGTCTCGTCGGGGTGCTGTACGTACTCGACGAGCCCTCGATCGGGCTCCACCAGCGCGACAACGCCAAGCTCATCGAGACCCTCATGCGCCTGCGCGACATCGGCAACACGGTGCTCGTCGTCGAGCACGACGAAGACACCATCGCCGTGGCCGACCACGTCGTCGATATCGGCCCCGGCGCCGGCGAGCACGGGGGCCAGGTCGTCTACAGCGGCAACGTCGCCGGCCTGAAGAAGCGCAAGTCCTCGATCACCGGGCAGTACCTCTCTGGCCGAAAGAAGATCCCGGTGCCGGCCAAACGGCGTCCTCCAGGGTCTGATCGGCTGGTGATCAACGGGGCACGTGAACACAACCTCACGAACCTCGACGTCGAGATCCCGCTCGGGCTGTTCGTTGCCGTCACCGGCGTGTCGGGTTCGGGCAAGTCCACCCTGATCAACCAGATCCTGCTCCGGGCGTTGATGCAAAAGATCTACAAGTCGAAGATCCCGCCCGGCCTCCACACCTCGCTCAGCGGGCTGGAGCACCTCGACAAGGTGATCGACATCGATCAGTCGCCGATCGGACGCACCCCGCGCTCGAATCCCGCCACCTACACGGGCGTGTTCGATCACGTCCGGAAGCTGTTCGCCCAGACCAACGAGTCGAAGGTCCGTGGCTACCAGCCCGGCCGATTCTCATTCAACGTGGCGGGCGGCCGATGCGAGGCGTGTGCCGGCGACGGCACCATCAAGATCGAGATGCACTTCCTCCCCGACGTCTACGTGCCATGCGAGGTCTGCAAGGGCGCCCGCTACAACCGCGACACGCTCGAGATCCAGTTCAAGGGTAAGAACATCGCCGAAGTGCTCGACATGCCGATCGCCGAGGGCCTCGAGTTCTTCTCCAACCAGCCGCCGATCGCCCGTCACCTGCAGACGCTGGTCGACGTCGGATTGGGCTACGTGCGCCTCGGGCAATCGGCGCCGACCCTGTCCGGTGGTGAGGCTCAGCGGGTCAAGTTGGCCTCTGAACTGGCGAAACGTTCCACAGGCCACACCATCTACCTGCTCGACGAGCCGACCACCGGGTTGCACTTCGAGGACATCCGCCGCCTGCTCACCGTATTGTCGAGACTGGTCGACCAAGGCAACACGGTGCTCGTGATCGAGCACAACCTCGATGTCATCAAGACCGCCGACTGGATCATCGACCTCGGTCCCGAGGGTGGGTCCGGTGGTGGTCAGATCGTGGCGTCGGGCACGCCGGAGCACGTGGCGTCGGTGGCGGGGAGCTACACCGGCCAGTTCCTGGGCCCACTCCTCGACGGGACAGCAGAACGAGCTCGTTGA